A window from Populus trichocarpa isolate Nisqually-1 chromosome 3, P.trichocarpa_v4.1, whole genome shotgun sequence encodes these proteins:
- the LOC7497543 gene encoding uncharacterized protein LOC7497543 isoform X2, with protein sequence MHNERKFETPFERFPAHRRSSSPHAPSISRTNQPITIRSDHIKEEHLMSNLELSDDSDAVGNYTNEFGDRSDAENRGILLNDQIPGLRQADESDGANKSPPGISIDGAPSNILNVASKKLRKRKFGTSNGGKQQKVKIDKKNRFDEFGCKRIKNENTSMEAENELLMSKCARAINDLNRKRQTLEYVKDKLNEETAVIAELSMILRSCR encoded by the exons ATGCACAATGAAAGGAAGTTTGAGACTCCATTTGAGAG ATTTCCAGCACACCGGCGGTCCTCATCTCCTCACGCGCCATCGATTTCTAGGACCAACCAGCCCATAACCATCAGATCTG ATCATATCAAAGAAGAACATCTGATGTCTAACTTAGAGCTATCTGATGATTCTGATGCCGTGG GAAACTACACCAACGAGTTTGGAGATCGTAGTGATGCAGAGAACCGTGGAATATTGTTGAATGATCAAATTCCCGGCCTGCGCCAAGCAG ATGAATCAGATGGAGCAAACAAGTCCCCCCCGGGGATATCTATCGATGGTGCACCCTCGAACATCTTGAATGTTGCTTCCAAAAAAttgaggaaaagaaaatttggcACGAGCAATGGTGGAAAACAGCAG AAAGTGaagatagacaaaaaaaatagatttgacgAGTTTGGATGCAAGCGCATCAAGAATGAAAACACTTCCATGGAGGCTGAGAATGAATTACTGATGAGCAAATGTGCTCGGGCGATAAATGATCTCAATCGTAAAAGGCAAACTTTGGAGTACGTGAAGGACAAATTGAATGAAGAGACTGCTGTGATTGCAGAGCTTTCCATGATTCTG CGGTCTTGCAGGTGA
- the LOC7497543 gene encoding uncharacterized protein LOC7497543 isoform X1 — MHNERKFETPFERFPAHRRSSSPHAPSISRTNQPITIRSDHIKEEHLMSNLELSDDSDAVGNYTNEFGDRSDAENRGILLNDQIPGLRQADESDGANKSPPGISIDGAPSNILNVASKKLRKRKFGTSNGGKQQKVKIDKKNRFDEFGCKRIKNENTSMEAENELLMSKCARAINDLNRKRQTLEYVKDKLNEETAVIAELSMILINNGSE, encoded by the exons ATGCACAATGAAAGGAAGTTTGAGACTCCATTTGAGAG ATTTCCAGCACACCGGCGGTCCTCATCTCCTCACGCGCCATCGATTTCTAGGACCAACCAGCCCATAACCATCAGATCTG ATCATATCAAAGAAGAACATCTGATGTCTAACTTAGAGCTATCTGATGATTCTGATGCCGTGG GAAACTACACCAACGAGTTTGGAGATCGTAGTGATGCAGAGAACCGTGGAATATTGTTGAATGATCAAATTCCCGGCCTGCGCCAAGCAG ATGAATCAGATGGAGCAAACAAGTCCCCCCCGGGGATATCTATCGATGGTGCACCCTCGAACATCTTGAATGTTGCTTCCAAAAAAttgaggaaaagaaaatttggcACGAGCAATGGTGGAAAACAGCAG AAAGTGaagatagacaaaaaaaatagatttgacgAGTTTGGATGCAAGCGCATCAAGAATGAAAACACTTCCATGGAGGCTGAGAATGAATTACTGATGAGCAAATGTGCTCGGGCGATAAATGATCTCAATCGTAAAAGGCAAACTTTGGAGTACGTGAAGGACAAATTGAATGAAGAGACTGCTGTGATTGCAGAGCTTTCCATGATTCTG ATAAATAATGGCAGTGAGTAA
- the LOC7497543 gene encoding uncharacterized protein LOC7497543 isoform X3: MTCNFRRFPAHRRSSSPHAPSISRTNQPITIRSDHIKEEHLMSNLELSDDSDAVGNYTNEFGDRSDAENRGILLNDQIPGLRQADESDGANKSPPGISIDGAPSNILNVASKKLRKRKFGTSNGGKQQKVKIDKKNRFDEFGCKRIKNENTSMEAENELLMSKCARAINDLNRKRQTLEYVKDKLNEETAVIAELSMILINNGSE, from the exons ATGACGTGCAATTTCCGAAG ATTTCCAGCACACCGGCGGTCCTCATCTCCTCACGCGCCATCGATTTCTAGGACCAACCAGCCCATAACCATCAGATCTG ATCATATCAAAGAAGAACATCTGATGTCTAACTTAGAGCTATCTGATGATTCTGATGCCGTGG GAAACTACACCAACGAGTTTGGAGATCGTAGTGATGCAGAGAACCGTGGAATATTGTTGAATGATCAAATTCCCGGCCTGCGCCAAGCAG ATGAATCAGATGGAGCAAACAAGTCCCCCCCGGGGATATCTATCGATGGTGCACCCTCGAACATCTTGAATGTTGCTTCCAAAAAAttgaggaaaagaaaatttggcACGAGCAATGGTGGAAAACAGCAG AAAGTGaagatagacaaaaaaaatagatttgacgAGTTTGGATGCAAGCGCATCAAGAATGAAAACACTTCCATGGAGGCTGAGAATGAATTACTGATGAGCAAATGTGCTCGGGCGATAAATGATCTCAATCGTAAAAGGCAAACTTTGGAGTACGTGAAGGACAAATTGAATGAAGAGACTGCTGTGATTGCAGAGCTTTCCATGATTCTG ATAAATAATGGCAGTGAGTAA
- the LOC7497543 gene encoding uncharacterized protein LOC7497543 isoform X4 — MSNLELSDDSDAVGNYTNEFGDRSDAENRGILLNDQIPGLRQADESDGANKSPPGISIDGAPSNILNVASKKLRKRKFGTSNGGKQQKVKIDKKNRFDEFGCKRIKNENTSMEAENELLMSKCARAINDLNRKRQTLEYVKDKLNEETAVIAELSMILINNGSE; from the exons ATGTCTAACTTAGAGCTATCTGATGATTCTGATGCCGTGG GAAACTACACCAACGAGTTTGGAGATCGTAGTGATGCAGAGAACCGTGGAATATTGTTGAATGATCAAATTCCCGGCCTGCGCCAAGCAG ATGAATCAGATGGAGCAAACAAGTCCCCCCCGGGGATATCTATCGATGGTGCACCCTCGAACATCTTGAATGTTGCTTCCAAAAAAttgaggaaaagaaaatttggcACGAGCAATGGTGGAAAACAGCAG AAAGTGaagatagacaaaaaaaatagatttgacgAGTTTGGATGCAAGCGCATCAAGAATGAAAACACTTCCATGGAGGCTGAGAATGAATTACTGATGAGCAAATGTGCTCGGGCGATAAATGATCTCAATCGTAAAAGGCAAACTTTGGAGTACGTGAAGGACAAATTGAATGAAGAGACTGCTGTGATTGCAGAGCTTTCCATGATTCTG ATAAATAATGGCAGTGAGTAA